One genomic segment of Mus pahari chromosome 4, PAHARI_EIJ_v1.1, whole genome shotgun sequence includes these proteins:
- the Tm4sf1 gene encoding transmembrane 4 L6 family member 1, producing the protein MCYVKCARYIGYSLVWAAVFCIVANALLYFPNGETKYATEDHLSRFVWYFAGIVGGGLLMLLPAFVFIGMDEEDCCGCCGYENYGKRCSMLSSILAALIGIVGSAYCVIVASLGLAEGPKCSDANGVWNYTFASTEGQYLLNSSMWSKCYEPKHIVEWHVTLFSILLAFAAVEFILCLIQVINGMLGGLCGYCCSRQQQYNC; encoded by the exons ATGTGCTATGTAAAGTGTGCAAGATACATCGGATACTCTCTGGTGTGGGCTGCTGTCTTCTGCATCGTAGCTAATGCTTTGCTCTACTTTCCTAATGGGGAGACAAAGTATGCTACCGAGGACCACCTCAGCCGTTTCGTGTGGTATTTTGCGGGCATTGTAGGCGGAGGCCTGCTG ATGCTCCTGCCAGCGTTTGTGTTCATTGGGATGGATGAAGAGGACTGCTGTGGTTGCTGCGGCTACGAAAACTACGGCAAGAGATGTTCG ATGCTTTCTTCTATACTGGCGGCTCTGATTGGAATCGTGGGATCTGCTTACTGTGTCATTGTGGCATCGCTGGGTTTGGCAGAAGGACCAAAGTGCAGTGATGCCAACGGAGTATGGAACTACACCTTTGCCAGCACTGAGGGACA GTACCTTCTGAATTCCTCCATGTGGTCCAAGTGCTATGAGCCCAAGCATATTGTGGAGTGGCACGTGACTCTGTTTTCTATCCTCTTGGCTTTCGCCGCAGTTGAATTCATCTTGTGCCTCATTCAAGTAATAAACGGAATGCTCGGAGGCTTATGTGGCTATTGCTGCTCTCGCCAACAG caATATAACTGCTAA